The bacterium genome contains a region encoding:
- a CDS encoding class I SAM-dependent methyltransferase produces the protein MSDRRFFALWERRGYHAIPVHFYSPIPEPHTLVERLWETESETVGIDWNDAGQLRLLADIQSGYKREYDQFPTERLDDPYRFSLANGSFGRVDAEMLYGMVRHIKPKHFVEIGSGHSTLLAAQALLRNEKDGQPGELVAIEPFPDARLRNGFPGLSRVIPKPVQEVGFDEFESLEAGDILFIDSSHVLKTGSDVQYEFLEILPRLRPGVLVHVHDIFLPAEYPREWVLGMHRFWNEQYILQAFLSLNSSFEVLWGAHYMSLHYRDELRAAFRIGGSEPPDASGGSFWIRRVR, from the coding sequence ATGAGCGATCGGCGCTTTTTCGCTCTCTGGGAACGGCGCGGGTATCACGCAATTCCCGTGCACTTCTACTCGCCGATTCCCGAGCCCCACACACTCGTCGAACGGCTCTGGGAGACCGAGTCAGAGACCGTGGGGATCGATTGGAATGATGCCGGCCAACTCCGACTACTTGCGGATATTCAGTCCGGATACAAACGCGAATACGATCAGTTCCCGACCGAGCGACTCGACGATCCCTATCGCTTCAGCTTGGCGAACGGCAGCTTTGGACGTGTCGATGCAGAGATGCTCTACGGCATGGTGCGCCACATCAAGCCAAAGCATTTCGTCGAGATTGGTTCAGGGCACTCGACTCTGCTCGCTGCGCAAGCATTGCTGCGAAACGAGAAGGACGGCCAACCCGGCGAGTTGGTGGCGATTGAACCATTTCCCGACGCGCGTCTGCGGAATGGCTTCCCAGGCCTTTCTCGCGTGATCCCCAAGCCGGTGCAGGAGGTCGGATTCGACGAGTTCGAAAGCCTTGAAGCAGGAGATATCCTGTTCATCGATTCCAGCCATGTACTCAAGACAGGCAGCGATGTCCAATACGAATTCCTGGAGATCTTGCCGCGTCTTCGGCCAGGTGTGTTGGTCCACGTGCACGACATCTTCCTTCCCGCAGAGTATCCAAGGGAATGGGTTCTGGGGATGCATCGCTTCTGGAACGAACAGTACATCCTCCAGGCTTTTCTGAGCCTGAATTCGTCGTTCGAGGTGCTCTGGGGCGCTCACTACATGTCGCTGCACTATCGGGATGAACTGCGGGCCGCCTTCCGGATCGGAGGATCTGAGCCTCCAGATGCCAGTGGGGGGAGTTTCTGGATTCGGCGCGTCCGCTGA